From one Streptomyces chromofuscus genomic stretch:
- the argC gene encoding N-acetyl-gamma-glutamyl-phosphate reductase, with protein MTVRAAVAGASGYAGGELLRLLLTHPEVEIGALTGNSNAGKRLGALQPQLLPLADRTLSETSAEALAGHDVVFLALPHGQSAAVAEQLGPDVLVVDMGADFRLEDAGDWERFYGSPHAGTWPYGLPELPGCRAALEGSKRIAVPGCYPTAVSLALYPAYAAGLAGPDAVIVAASGASGAGRTPKPHLLGSEVMGSMSPYGVGGVHRHTPEMIQNLSAAAGERVTVSFTPTLAPMSRGILATCSATATEGVTGESLRAAYTKAYADEPFVHLLPEGQWPATASVHGSNAVQVQVAHDEAAGRIIAISAIDNLTKGTAGGAVQSMNIALGLPEDTGLSTIGVAP; from the coding sequence ATGACGGTACGTGCGGCGGTGGCCGGAGCGAGCGGATACGCGGGCGGAGAGCTGCTGCGGCTGCTCCTGACGCACCCCGAGGTCGAGATCGGCGCCCTGACCGGCAACTCCAACGCCGGCAAGCGGCTCGGCGCGCTCCAGCCGCAGCTGCTGCCGCTGGCCGACCGGACGCTGAGCGAGACCTCCGCCGAGGCGCTCGCCGGGCACGACGTGGTGTTCCTCGCGCTGCCGCACGGGCAGTCCGCCGCCGTCGCCGAGCAGCTCGGGCCGGACGTGCTCGTCGTCGACATGGGCGCCGACTTCCGGCTGGAGGACGCCGGCGACTGGGAGAGGTTCTACGGCTCCCCGCACGCCGGGACCTGGCCCTACGGCCTCCCCGAACTGCCGGGCTGCCGCGCCGCGCTGGAGGGGTCCAAGCGCATCGCGGTGCCCGGTTGCTACCCCACGGCCGTCTCCCTTGCGCTGTACCCGGCGTACGCCGCGGGGCTGGCCGGGCCCGACGCCGTGATCGTCGCCGCGTCCGGCGCCTCCGGAGCGGGCAGGACGCCGAAGCCGCACCTGCTCGGCTCCGAGGTCATGGGGTCCATGTCGCCGTACGGCGTCGGCGGGGTCCACCGGCACACCCCCGAGATGATCCAGAACCTCAGCGCCGCCGCCGGTGAGCGCGTCACCGTGTCCTTCACACCGACCCTCGCCCCGATGTCGCGCGGCATCCTCGCCACGTGCAGCGCCACCGCCACGGAGGGGGTCACCGGCGAGTCGCTGCGCGCCGCCTACACCAAGGCCTACGCCGACGAGCCCTTCGTCCACCTGCTCCCCGAGGGCCAGTGGCCCGCCACCGCGTCCGTCCACGGTTCCAACGCCGTTCAGGTGCAGGTCGCGCACGACGAGGCCGCGGGGCGGATCATCGCGATCAGCGCCATCGACAACCTGACCAAGGGCACCGCGGGCGGTGCCGTCCAGAGCATGAACATCGCCCTCGGCCTCCCCGAGGACACGGGACTTTCCACGATCGGAGTCGCACCGTGA
- the argJ gene encoding bifunctional glutamate N-acetyltransferase/amino-acid acetyltransferase ArgJ: MSVTAAQGFTAAGIAAGIKENGNPDLALVVNTGPRRAAAGVFTSNRVKAAPVLWSEQVLKGGQVSAVVLNSGGANACTGPKGFQDTHATAEKAAEVLGRGAIEVAVCSTGLIGVLLPMDKLLPGVETAAAQLSEHGGEKAAIAIKTTDTVHKTSVVTGDGWTVGGMAKGAGMLAPGLATMLVVLTTDADLDSATLDKALRAATRVTFDRVDSDGCMSTNDTVLLLASGSSGVTPGYEEFADALRQVCDDLGQQLVRDAEGASKDIRVEVINAATEDDAVEVGRSIARNNLLKCAIHGEDPNWGRVLSAIGTTSAAFEPDRLNVAINGVWVCKNGGVGEDREKVDMRYREVHIVADLAAGSETATIWTNDLTADYVHENSAYSS, from the coding sequence GTGAGTGTCACGGCAGCACAGGGATTCACGGCGGCCGGCATCGCCGCCGGGATCAAGGAGAACGGCAACCCGGACCTGGCCCTCGTGGTCAACACCGGGCCACGCCGCGCCGCCGCGGGCGTCTTCACCTCCAACCGCGTCAAGGCCGCGCCCGTGCTCTGGTCGGAGCAGGTGCTGAAGGGCGGCCAGGTCTCCGCCGTCGTCCTCAACTCCGGCGGCGCCAACGCCTGCACCGGGCCGAAGGGCTTCCAGGACACCCACGCCACCGCCGAGAAGGCCGCCGAGGTGCTCGGCCGGGGCGCCATCGAGGTCGCCGTCTGCTCCACCGGCCTCATCGGCGTCCTGCTCCCGATGGACAAGCTGCTCCCCGGCGTCGAGACGGCCGCCGCCCAGCTCTCCGAGCACGGCGGCGAGAAGGCCGCCATCGCCATCAAGACCACCGACACCGTCCACAAGACGTCCGTCGTCACCGGGGACGGCTGGACCGTCGGCGGCATGGCCAAGGGCGCCGGCATGCTCGCCCCGGGCCTCGCCACCATGCTCGTCGTCCTCACCACCGACGCCGACCTGGACAGCGCGACGCTGGACAAGGCCCTGCGCGCGGCCACCCGGGTCACCTTCGACCGCGTCGACTCCGACGGCTGCATGTCGACCAACGACACCGTCCTGCTGCTGGCCTCCGGTTCGTCCGGGGTCACCCCCGGCTACGAGGAGTTCGCCGACGCCCTACGGCAGGTCTGCGACGACCTCGGGCAGCAGCTCGTCCGGGACGCCGAGGGCGCCAGCAAGGACATCAGGGTCGAGGTGATCAACGCCGCTACCGAGGACGACGCCGTCGAGGTGGGCCGCTCCATCGCCCGCAACAACCTCCTCAAGTGCGCCATCCACGGCGAGGACCCCAACTGGGGCCGTGTCCTGTCCGCGATCGGCACCACGTCCGCCGCGTTCGAGCCCGACCGGCTCAACGTCGCCATCAACGGCGTCTGGGTCTGCAAGAACGGCGGCGTCGGCGAGGACCGCGAGAAGGTCGACATGCGCTACCGCGAGGTGCACATCGTCGCCGACCTCGCCGCCGGGTCCGAGACCGCCACCATCTGGACCAACGACCTCACCGCCGACTACGTCCACGAGAACAGCGCCTACTCCTCATGA
- a CDS encoding glycoside hydrolase family 10 protein: MGRLSRRAFALAALSTLMSGADAGAAPARRPRAGTEMRAVWLATVTNRDWPSRTGMSAAQQSAELLAHLDTAARRRLNTVILQVRPTADALWPSPHEPWSQYLTGTQGRDPGWDPLGTAVAEAHARGLELHAWFNPLRVAVHADPSRLAASHPARRHPEWVVAYGGKLYYNPGLPEVRAFVQDAMLDAVAKYPVDAVHFDDYFYPYPVAGQTFDDDEAYDTHGGAFASRADWRRDNIDRLVRDTAARIRSVRPGTRFGISPFGVWRNAATDPRGSDTRALQSYDDVYADTRKWVRENWIDYICPQLYWHIGNSSADYAKLVPWWAEVARGSGTQLYVGEALYKAGDPAQPARWQDPAELSRHLAFARDFPEVGGHAFFAAREMEVDAHGAMARVVADHYQQPAMPPR, translated from the coding sequence ATGGGACGGCTGTCACGTCGCGCGTTCGCGCTGGCCGCACTGTCGACACTGATGAGCGGGGCCGACGCGGGCGCGGCCCCCGCGCGCCGGCCACGCGCCGGCACGGAGATGCGGGCCGTGTGGCTGGCCACCGTGACCAATCGGGACTGGCCGTCGCGCACGGGCATGAGCGCGGCACAGCAGAGCGCCGAGCTGCTCGCCCACCTCGACACGGCGGCACGGCGCCGGCTCAACACGGTGATCCTCCAGGTGCGGCCGACGGCCGACGCGCTGTGGCCCTCGCCGCACGAGCCGTGGTCGCAGTACCTCACCGGCACCCAGGGCAGGGACCCCGGCTGGGACCCGCTCGGCACCGCCGTCGCCGAGGCGCACGCCCGGGGGCTGGAGCTGCACGCCTGGTTCAACCCGCTGCGCGTCGCGGTGCACGCCGACCCGAGCAGGCTCGCCGCCTCCCACCCGGCCCGGCGGCATCCGGAGTGGGTGGTGGCGTACGGCGGGAAGCTCTACTACAACCCGGGGCTGCCGGAAGTCCGGGCGTTCGTGCAGGACGCGATGCTGGACGCGGTGGCGAAGTACCCGGTCGACGCCGTCCACTTCGACGACTACTTCTACCCGTATCCGGTCGCCGGCCAGACCTTCGACGACGACGAGGCCTACGACACCCACGGCGGCGCCTTCGCGAGCCGCGCGGACTGGCGGCGCGACAACATCGACCGGCTGGTGCGCGACACCGCCGCCCGCATCAGAAGCGTCCGCCCCGGCACGCGGTTCGGGATCAGTCCGTTCGGGGTCTGGCGCAACGCCGCCACCGACCCGCGTGGCTCGGACACCCGGGCGCTCCAGTCGTACGACGACGTGTACGCGGACACCCGCAAGTGGGTCCGGGAGAACTGGATCGACTACATCTGCCCACAGCTGTACTGGCACATCGGCAACTCCAGCGCCGACTACGCCAAGCTCGTGCCCTGGTGGGCGGAGGTGGCGCGGGGCAGCGGGACGCAGCTGTACGTGGGAGAGGCGCTGTACAAGGCCGGTGACCCGGCGCAGCCCGCGCGCTGGCAGGACCCGGCCGAGCTGTCCCGGCACCTGGCCTTCGCCCGGGACTTCCCGGAGGTGGGCGGGCATGCGTTCTTCGCCGCCCGGGAGATGGAGGTGGACGCCCACGGGGCAATGGCGCGGGTCGTCGCCGACCACTACCAGCAGCCGGCGATGCCCCCGCGCTGA
- a CDS encoding DUF6314 family protein, which translates to MGEFWPVPDALAYLAGRWRVARSVRDLASGDEGRFDGTTVFGPLEGGGLLHEEGGTFVWRGVARPAERTLLFLPGPARGTADVRFADGRPFHDLDLTTGRHVADHPCSADLYRGEFTVRDADHWRTVWRVRGPAKELVLTTDYGREG; encoded by the coding sequence ATGGGCGAGTTCTGGCCAGTGCCGGATGCGCTGGCGTATCTGGCCGGGCGCTGGCGGGTGGCGCGATCGGTCCGGGACCTCGCGAGCGGCGACGAGGGCCGCTTCGACGGCACGACGGTCTTCGGGCCGCTGGAGGGCGGCGGCCTGCTGCACGAGGAGGGCGGGACGTTCGTCTGGCGGGGCGTGGCCCGCCCGGCCGAGCGGACCCTGCTCTTCCTGCCCGGGCCCGCGCGCGGGACGGCGGACGTCCGCTTCGCCGACGGCCGCCCCTTCCACGACCTCGACCTGACCACCGGCCGGCACGTCGCCGACCACCCCTGCTCGGCCGACCTCTACCGCGGCGAGTTCACCGTCCGGGACGCGGACCACTGGCGGACGGTCTGGCGGGTGCGCGGCCCGGCGAAGGAGCTCGTACTGACGACGGACTACGGGCGCGAGGGCTGA
- a CDS encoding DUF1918 domain-containing protein, which translates to MRASVGDQLVQHGRVVGQHDKVGEIVEVMGKKGEPPYRVRFQDGHEGVCSPGPDTEIRHRETMTGQ; encoded by the coding sequence ATGCGCGCGAGCGTGGGCGACCAGCTTGTCCAGCACGGCAGGGTGGTCGGACAGCACGACAAGGTCGGCGAAATCGTCGAAGTGATGGGCAAGAAGGGCGAACCCCCGTACCGCGTCCGCTTCCAGGACGGGCACGAGGGTGTGTGCTCACCAGGCCCCGACACCGAGATCCGGCACCGGGAGACCATGACCGGGCAGTGA
- the argB gene encoding acetylglutamate kinase has product MTTTRKHTALPKAQILIEALPWLTRHHGKTVVIKFGGNAMVNEELKAAFAQDVVFLRHAGLKPVVVHGGGPQISAALDRHGIVSEFRAGLRVTTEDAMDVVRMVLAGQVQRELVGLLNQHGPLAVGLTGEDAHTMTATKHQPRIDGELVDIGRVGEITEIDTGAIEALLADGRIPVVSSIARSQDDGHVYNINADTAAAALAAALGAETLMVLTDVEGLYEDWPDSDEVISRLTASQLEKLLPELSSGMVPKMEGCLHAVRNGVRNARVIDGRVQHSILLEIFTDEGIGTMVVPDAHEGDAV; this is encoded by the coding sequence ATGACCACGACGCGTAAACACACCGCGCTGCCCAAGGCGCAGATCCTCATCGAGGCGCTGCCGTGGCTGACCCGGCACCACGGCAAGACGGTCGTCATCAAGTTCGGCGGCAACGCCATGGTGAACGAGGAGCTGAAGGCCGCCTTCGCGCAGGACGTCGTGTTCCTGCGGCACGCCGGGCTCAAGCCCGTCGTCGTGCACGGCGGCGGCCCGCAGATCAGCGCCGCCCTCGACCGGCACGGCATCGTCAGCGAGTTCCGGGCGGGCCTGCGCGTCACCACCGAGGACGCCATGGACGTCGTCCGCATGGTGCTCGCAGGGCAGGTACAGCGGGAGCTGGTCGGGCTGCTCAACCAGCACGGCCCGCTCGCCGTCGGTCTCACCGGCGAGGACGCGCACACCATGACCGCCACCAAGCACCAGCCCCGGATCGACGGCGAGCTCGTCGACATCGGGCGGGTCGGCGAGATCACCGAGATCGACACGGGCGCGATCGAGGCACTGCTCGCCGACGGCCGGATCCCGGTCGTGTCGTCGATCGCCCGTTCCCAGGACGACGGACATGTCTACAACATCAATGCTGATACGGCGGCTGCGGCACTCGCTGCTGCGCTGGGCGCCGAGACCCTCATGGTCCTCACCGACGTCGAGGGCCTCTACGAGGACTGGCCCGACAGCGACGAGGTGATCAGCCGCCTCACCGCTTCCCAGCTGGAGAAGCTGCTGCCGGAGCTGTCGTCCGGCATGGTGCCGAAGATGGAGGGCTGCCTGCACGCCGTGCGCAATGGCGTGCGCAACGCCCGCGTCATCGACGGCCGGGTCCAGCACTCGATCCTGCTGGAGATCTTCACCGACGAGGGCATCGGCACGATGGTCGTGCCGGACGCGCACGAGGGGGACGCCGTATGA
- a CDS encoding DMT family transporter: MRTKSSAIAPTRIAVSGRPQATCGTLQAAAGVTAFSLTFPATAWGLEGFGPWSLVAVRTVLAALIAGACLLALRVPLPARQHWTGLAVVAGGVVFGFPLLTTLALETSTTAHAAVVVGLLPLTTAVMSALRIGTRPSRTFWVAALAGAVAVLAFTIQQSGGALTTADLYLFAALLVCAAGYTEGGRLAHVMAGWQVIGWALALCLPLTVPAAALALSYEPVQLTFHSVTGVLWVAAASQFLGLVVWYRGMAAIGIPKASQLQLAQPLLTLVWSVLLLGEHLTLAAPLTAAAVLVCIAVTQRARG; encoded by the coding sequence ATGAGAACCAAGAGTAGCGCTATCGCACCGACCCGGATAGCAGTCAGCGGTCGGCCACAGGCCACCTGCGGCACCCTCCAGGCCGCTGCCGGCGTCACCGCCTTCTCCCTCACCTTCCCGGCCACCGCGTGGGGCCTGGAGGGCTTCGGCCCCTGGTCGCTGGTCGCCGTGCGGACCGTGCTCGCGGCGCTCATCGCGGGCGCCTGCCTGCTGGCCCTGCGCGTCCCGCTGCCCGCCCGGCAGCACTGGACGGGCCTCGCGGTCGTCGCCGGCGGCGTCGTCTTCGGCTTCCCGCTGCTCACCACCCTCGCCCTGGAGACGTCGACCACCGCGCACGCCGCCGTCGTGGTCGGCCTGCTGCCGCTGACCACCGCGGTGATGTCCGCCCTGCGCATCGGCACCCGCCCCTCCCGCACGTTCTGGGTGGCGGCGCTCGCGGGCGCGGTCGCGGTGCTGGCGTTCACGATCCAGCAGAGCGGCGGCGCCCTGACCACCGCCGACCTGTACCTCTTCGCCGCGCTCCTGGTCTGCGCGGCCGGCTACACCGAGGGCGGGCGGCTGGCGCACGTCATGGCGGGCTGGCAGGTGATCGGCTGGGCGCTGGCGCTGTGCCTGCCGCTGACCGTGCCCGCCGCCGCGCTGGCGCTGTCGTACGAACCCGTGCAGCTCACCTTCCACAGCGTGACCGGCGTGCTGTGGGTCGCCGCGGCCTCGCAGTTCCTGGGCCTGGTCGTCTGGTACCGGGGGATGGCGGCCATCGGCATCCCCAAGGCCAGCCAGTTGCAGTTGGCACAGCCGCTGCTCACACTGGTGTGGTCGGTGCTGCTGCTGGGTGAGCACCTGACATTGGCCGCCCCGTTGACGGCCGCGGCCGTGCTCGTCTGCATCGCCGTCACGCAACGGGCGCGAGGTTGA
- a CDS encoding aminotransferase-like domain-containing protein → MHESSSVGDLVKQLRRELDHYSPGGKLPSSRALVERFRVSPVTVSRALAQLAAEGLVVTRPGAGAFRARPRGGGAPAGDTSWQEVALSADGAADLVPRTVDASGVTVSLAAPPPGVIEFNGGYLHPSLQPEKAMAAALSRAGRRPGAWGRPPLDGLPELREWFARTIGDTVTAADVLITAGGQSGLTTALRALAPPGAPVLVESPTYPGMLAIARAAGLRPVPVPVDADGVRPTLLADAFRATGARVFVCQPLFQNPTGAVLAPERRGEVLRIARKAGAFVVEDDFVRRLVHADAGPLPRPLAADDPDGVVVHVGSLTKVTSPSFRVSALAARGPVLERLRAIQVVDTFFVPRPLQDAALELVGSPAWPRHLRTVSTELKARRDAMTAALGVHLPELALPHIPSGGYHLWLRLPDGTDESAFTAAALRAGVALAPGRPYFSAEPPAGHVRLSFAAVAGAGEITEGVRRLRGACDEVF, encoded by the coding sequence ATGCACGAGAGTAGCAGTGTCGGTGACCTGGTGAAACAGCTGCGACGAGAGCTGGACCACTACTCTCCTGGTGGAAAGCTCCCGTCCAGCCGGGCACTCGTCGAACGCTTCCGGGTGAGCCCCGTGACCGTCTCCCGGGCCCTCGCCCAGCTCGCCGCCGAGGGACTGGTGGTCACCCGGCCCGGAGCCGGCGCCTTCCGGGCGCGGCCCCGCGGCGGGGGCGCTCCCGCGGGCGACACCTCGTGGCAGGAGGTGGCCCTCAGCGCGGACGGCGCCGCCGACCTCGTACCGCGCACGGTGGACGCCTCCGGGGTCACCGTCTCCCTCGCTGCTCCGCCGCCGGGGGTGATCGAGTTCAACGGCGGCTATCTGCACCCCTCGCTGCAGCCGGAGAAGGCGATGGCGGCGGCGCTCTCCCGGGCCGGCCGGCGTCCGGGCGCGTGGGGGCGACCGCCGCTGGACGGGCTGCCGGAGCTGCGCGAGTGGTTCGCGCGCACCATCGGCGACACGGTCACGGCCGCCGATGTGCTGATCACGGCGGGCGGGCAGTCGGGGCTGACGACGGCCCTGCGCGCTCTGGCCCCGCCCGGTGCCCCGGTCCTGGTGGAGTCGCCGACCTACCCGGGCATGCTGGCGATCGCCCGTGCTGCGGGCCTGCGGCCCGTGCCGGTACCGGTGGACGCGGACGGGGTGAGGCCGACGCTGCTCGCCGACGCCTTCCGGGCGACCGGGGCGCGGGTCTTCGTCTGCCAGCCGCTGTTCCAGAACCCCACCGGCGCGGTGCTCGCCCCCGAGCGGCGGGGCGAGGTGCTGCGGATCGCCCGGAAGGCCGGCGCATTCGTGGTCGAGGACGACTTCGTACGACGGCTGGTGCACGCGGACGCCGGGCCGCTGCCGCGTCCACTGGCCGCCGACGACCCCGACGGCGTGGTGGTGCACGTCGGTTCGCTGACGAAGGTGACGTCGCCGAGCTTCCGGGTGAGCGCGCTGGCCGCGCGTGGGCCGGTACTGGAGCGGCTGCGGGCCATCCAGGTGGTCGACACCTTCTTCGTGCCCAGGCCCCTCCAGGATGCGGCGCTGGAACTGGTCGGCTCGCCTGCCTGGCCCCGCCATCTGCGCACGGTCTCGACGGAACTGAAGGCCCGCAGGGACGCGATGACGGCGGCGCTCGGCGTGCACCTGCCCGAGCTCGCCCTGCCCCACATCCCCTCGGGCGGCTACCACCTCTGGCTCCGCCTCCCCGACGGCACCGACGAATCCGCCTTCACCGCCGCCGCCCTCCGCGCCGGCGTGGCCCTCGCCCCGGGCCGCCCGTACTTCAGTGCCGAACCCCCCGCGGGCCACGTCCGCCTCAGCTTCGCGGCGGTGGCGGGTGCGGGCGAGATCACGGAGGGGGTGCGGAGGCTGCGGGGGGCTTGTGACGAGGTGTTCTAG
- a CDS encoding GNAT family N-acetyltransferase, translating to MSHVPSPVEGYEISTDSGRIDAERVHRWLSGDAYWAIGRTREKQDRAIAGSLNFGVYEIVSGEQVACARVITDRATFAWLCDVYVDPSVRGKGIGTALAEAVRDHLRAYGLRRVLLATHDAHGVYEKVGFTPLERPQEWMALSFE from the coding sequence ATGAGTCATGTGCCGAGTCCCGTCGAGGGATACGAGATCTCCACCGACAGCGGGCGGATCGACGCCGAGCGGGTGCACCGGTGGCTGTCCGGCGACGCGTACTGGGCGATCGGGCGAACCCGGGAGAAGCAGGACCGGGCCATCGCCGGGTCGCTCAACTTCGGGGTGTACGAGATCGTCTCCGGCGAGCAGGTCGCCTGTGCGCGGGTCATCACCGACCGGGCGACCTTCGCCTGGCTGTGCGACGTCTACGTCGATCCGTCGGTCCGCGGGAAGGGCATCGGCACGGCGCTCGCCGAGGCCGTGCGCGACCACCTGCGGGCGTACGGACTGCGCCGCGTCCTGCTGGCCACGCACGACGCGCACGGCGTGTACGAGAAGGTCGGTTTCACTCCGCTGGAGCGGCCGCAGGAATGGATGGCGCTGAGTTTCGAGTGA
- a CDS encoding acetylornithine transaminase, producing the protein MSANQDLTARWQGALMNNYGTPRLPLVRGEGARLWDADGNEYADFVGGIAVNALGHAHPAVVEAVSKQIASLGHVSNLFVAEPPVALAERLLQLFGRDGKVYFCNSGAEANEGAFKIGRLTGRTHMVATEGGFHGRTMGALALTGQPAKQEPFLPLPGDVTHVPYGDAQALAAAVTEETALVVIEPVQGENGVVVPPAGYLKAARAITAATGSLLVLDEVQTGIGRTGHWFEYQAHEGVLPDVVTLAKGLGGGLPLGATVAFGRAAELLKPGQHGTTFGGNPVACAAGLAVLDTIANEGLLENVKRQGERLRDGIESLNHGLIDHVRGAGLLLGIVLTEPLAPQVQQAAQDAGFLVNAPAPDVVRLMPPLNLGDDEVEALLRALPGVLDAGHGDGRAGE; encoded by the coding sequence ATGAGTGCCAACCAGGACCTGACCGCCCGGTGGCAGGGCGCGCTCATGAACAACTACGGCACCCCGCGACTGCCGCTCGTGCGCGGCGAGGGCGCGCGGCTGTGGGACGCCGACGGCAACGAGTACGCCGACTTCGTCGGCGGTATCGCGGTCAACGCGCTCGGGCACGCGCACCCCGCGGTGGTCGAGGCGGTCAGCAAGCAGATCGCGTCGCTGGGGCACGTCTCCAACCTGTTCGTCGCCGAGCCGCCCGTCGCGCTCGCCGAACGGCTGCTCCAACTGTTCGGCCGGGACGGCAAGGTCTACTTCTGCAACTCCGGCGCCGAGGCCAACGAGGGTGCCTTCAAGATCGGCCGGCTGACCGGGCGGACCCACATGGTCGCCACCGAGGGCGGTTTCCACGGCCGCACCATGGGCGCCCTCGCCCTCACCGGCCAGCCCGCCAAGCAGGAGCCGTTCCTGCCGCTGCCCGGCGACGTCACGCACGTCCCGTACGGCGACGCCCAGGCGCTGGCCGCCGCGGTCACCGAGGAGACGGCCCTCGTCGTCATCGAGCCGGTCCAGGGCGAGAACGGGGTCGTCGTCCCGCCCGCCGGCTATCTGAAGGCGGCCCGCGCCATCACGGCCGCGACCGGCTCGCTGCTGGTCCTCGACGAAGTGCAGACCGGGATCGGGCGGACCGGACACTGGTTCGAGTACCAGGCCCACGAGGGAGTCCTGCCGGACGTCGTCACGCTCGCCAAGGGCCTCGGCGGCGGGCTGCCGCTCGGCGCCACGGTGGCGTTCGGAAGGGCGGCCGAGCTGCTCAAGCCCGGTCAGCACGGCACGACGTTCGGCGGCAACCCCGTCGCCTGCGCCGCGGGACTCGCCGTGCTCGACACCATCGCGAACGAGGGACTGCTGGAGAACGTCAAGCGGCAGGGCGAGAGGTTGCGGGACGGAATCGAGTCCCTGAACCACGGATTGATCGACCATGTACGGGGTGCGGGACTCCTCCTGGGTATCGTGCTCACCGAGCCGCTCGCGCCGCAGGTGCAGCAGGCGGCTCAGGACGCCGGCTTCCTGGTCAACGCGCCCGCCCCCGATGTCGTACGGCTCATGCCGCCGCTGAACCTCGGCGACGACGAGGTGGAGGCGCTGCTCCGGGCGCTGCCCGGTGTCCTCGACGCAGGGCACGGGGACGGACGAGCCGGAGAATGA
- a CDS encoding DoxX family protein: MARSKRSPLLLAGLLATAGVAHFVAPRQFDAIVPRAVPGSPRTWTYASGAVELALAAGLALPRTRRASARVATAFFVGVFPANVQMALDWRHRPAPLRTAAYARLPLQVPLVLWARGVARDARPGPHRD, translated from the coding sequence GTGGCCCGGTCGAAGCGCTCGCCCCTGTTGCTCGCCGGTCTGTTGGCGACCGCCGGCGTGGCCCACTTCGTCGCCCCGCGGCAGTTCGACGCGATCGTCCCGCGGGCGGTGCCGGGCTCGCCGCGGACCTGGACGTACGCGAGCGGCGCCGTGGAACTCGCGCTGGCGGCCGGGCTGGCCCTGCCGCGGACCCGGCGTGCCTCCGCGCGGGTCGCGACGGCGTTCTTCGTCGGGGTCTTCCCCGCCAACGTCCAGATGGCGCTGGACTGGCGCCACCGCCCCGCACCCCTGCGGACCGCGGCCTACGCGCGGCTGCCGCTGCAGGTGCCGCTGGTGCTCTGGGCGCGCGGCGTCGCCCGCGACGCCCGGCCCGGCCCGCACCGGGACTGA
- a CDS encoding histidine phosphatase family protein produces MALRVTFVAAARSAPLLAERFEDDRPLDQAGWDEVQRVARDLVPLAAAELRYCSPTPRSRATGDALGYAPLAQLALRDCDMGRWRGLTLGEAMAREPEAVDTWLADPRSTPHGGESLLAFIGRVGGWLDTRPVEDGGRIVAVAEPSVIRAALVYALKVPPSTYWSIDVCSLSTTTVTGRAGRWSLRFEGAPTQPSRP; encoded by the coding sequence ATGGCACTTCGGGTCACGTTCGTCGCCGCCGCGCGCAGCGCCCCGCTGCTCGCGGAACGCTTCGAGGACGACCGGCCGCTGGATCAGGCGGGCTGGGACGAGGTGCAGCGCGTCGCCCGCGACCTCGTGCCGCTCGCGGCGGCCGAGCTGCGCTACTGCTCGCCCACCCCCCGCAGCCGCGCCACCGGCGACGCCCTCGGCTACGCCCCGCTGGCGCAGCTGGCCCTGCGCGACTGCGACATGGGCCGCTGGCGCGGGCTCACGCTGGGGGAGGCGATGGCCCGGGAGCCGGAAGCGGTGGACACCTGGCTCGCCGACCCCCGCTCCACACCGCACGGCGGCGAGTCCCTGCTCGCCTTCATCGGCCGCGTCGGCGGCTGGCTGGACACCCGGCCCGTCGAGGACGGCGGCCGGATCGTCGCCGTCGCCGAGCCCTCGGTGATCCGCGCGGCCCTGGTGTACGCCCTGAAGGTGCCGCCCTCGACGTACTGGAGCATCGACGTCTGCTCCCTGTCGACGACCACCGTCACGGGCCGTGCGGGGCGCTGGAGCCTGCGCTTCGAGGGCGCTCCGACTCAGCCCTCGCGCCCGTAG